From Camelus bactrianus isolate YW-2024 breed Bactrian camel chromosome 16, ASM4877302v1, whole genome shotgun sequence, the proteins below share one genomic window:
- the NR1D1 gene encoding nuclear receptor subfamily 1 group D member 1: protein MTTLDSNNNTGGVITYIGSSGSSPSRTSPESLYSDSSNGSFQSLNQGCPTYFPPSPTGSLTQDPARSFGSIPSSLGDDGSPSSSSSSSSSSSSSFYNGSPPGGLQVALEDSNRVSPSKSTGNITKLNGMVLLCKVCGDVASGFHYGVHACEGCKGFFRRSIQQNIQYKRCLKNENCSIVRINRNRCQQCRFKKCLSVGMSRDAVRFGRIPKREKQRMLAEMQSAMNLANNQLSSQCPLETSPTPHPTPGPLGPSPPPAPAPSPLVGFPQFPQQLTPPRSPSPEPTVEDVISQVARAHREIFTYAHDKLGSSPGNFNANHASGSPLATTPHHWESQGCPPAPNDNIMAAQRHNEALNGLRQAPSAYPPAWPPGPAHHSCHQPNSNGHRLCPTHVYPAPEGEAPANSLRQGNSKNVLLACPMNMYPHGRSGRTVQEIWEDFSMSFTPAVREVVEFAKHIPGFRDLSQHDQVTLLKAGTFEVLMVRFASLFNVKDQTVMFLSRTTYSLQELGAMGMGDLLNAMFDFSEKLNSLALTEEELGLFTAVVLVSADRSGMENSASVEQLQETLLRALRALVLKNRPLETSRFTKLLLKLPDLRTLNNMHSEKLLSFRVDAQ, encoded by the exons GTGGCGTCATCACCTACATTGGCTCCAGTGGCTCCTCCCCAAGCCGCACCAGCCCTGAGTCCCTCTACAGTGATAGCTCGAATGGCAGCTTCCAGTCCCTGAACCAAGGCTGCCCCACCTACTTCCCACCATCACCCACTGGCTCCCTCACCCAGGACCCAGCTCGCTCCTTTGGGAGCATTCCGTCCAGCTTGGGTGACGATGGTTCCCcttcttcttcatcttcctcctcctcatcctcctcttcctccttctatAATGGGAGCCCCCCAGGGGGTCTACAAGTGGCCCTGGAAGACAGCAACCGAGTGTCCCCCAGCAAAAGCACCGGCAACATCACCA AGCTGAATGGCATGGTGCTACTGTGTAAAGTGTGTGGGGACGTCGCTTCGGGTTTCCACTACGGCGTGCATGCCTGTGAGGGCTGCAAG GGCTTTTTCCGTCGGAGCATCCAGCAGAACATCCAATACAAAAGGTGTCTGAAAAACGAGAACTGCTCCATCGTCCGCATCAATCGCAACCGCTGCCAGCAGTGTCGCTTCAAGAAGTGTCTCTCCGTGGGCATGTCTCGAGATG CTGTGCGTTTTGGGCGCATCCCCAAACGAGAGAAGCAGCGGATGCTGGCGGAGATGCAGAGTGCCATGAACCTGGCCAACAACCAGCTGAGCAGCCAGTGCCCGCTGGAGACCTCGCCCACCCCGCACCCCACCCCGGGCCCCCTGGGCCCCTCACCACCTCCggctccagccccttcccctctggtggGCTTCCCCCAGTTCCCACAACAGCTGACACCCCCCCGATCCCCAAGTCCGGAGCCCACAGTGGAGGATGTGATATCCCAGGTAGCCCGGGCCCACCGAGAGATCTTCACCTACGCCCACGACAAGCTGGGCAGCTCACCTGGCAACTTCAATGCCAACCATGCCTCAGGCAGCCCTCTAGCCACCACCCCACATCACTGGGAAAGTCAgggctgcccacctgcccccaaTGACAACATCATGGCTGCCCAGCGTCATAACGAGGCCCTCAATGGATTACGCCAGGCTCCCTCCGCCTACCCTCCAGCCTGgccccctggccctgcccaccacagCTGCCACCAGCCCAACAGCAACGGGCACCGGCTATGCCCCACCCATGTGTACCCAGCCCCAGAAGGCGAAGCCCCTGCCAACAGTCTGCGACAGGGCAACTCCAAGAATGTTCTGCTG gcATGTCCCATGAATATGTACCCGCACGGACGCAGCGGGCGGACTGTGCAAGAGATCTGGGAGGATTTCTCCATGAGCTTCACGCCCGCTGTGCGGGAGGTTGTAGAGTTTGCCAAGCACATCCCTGGCTTCCGTGATCTTTCTCAGCACGACCAGGTCACCCTGCTTAAGGCTGGCACCTTTGAG GTGCTGATGGTGCGCTTCGCGTCGCTGTTCAACGTGAAGGACCAGACAGTGATGTTTCTGAGCCGCACCACCTACAGCCTGCAGGAGCTTGGCGCCATGGGCATGGGCGACCTGCTCAACGCCATGTTCGACTTCAGTGAGAAGCTCAACTCCCTGGCGCTTACCGAGGAGGAGCTGGGCCTCTTCACCGCGGTGGTGCTCGTCTCTGCAG ACCGCTCGGGCATGGAGAATTCCGCTTCGGTGGAGCAGCTCCAGGAGACGCTGCTGCGGGCTCTTCGGGCTCTGGTGCTGAAGAACCGGCCCTTGGAGACTTCCCGCTTCACCAAGCTGCTGCTCAAGCTGCCGGACCTGCGGACCCTGAACAACATGCATTCCGAGAAGCTGCTGTCCTTCCGGGTGGACGCCCAGTGA